One genomic region from Streptomyces venezuelae encodes:
- a CDS encoding flavin-containing monooxygenase encodes MNDSITDSVDIVVVGAGVTGLYAVHRLRGLGYRVRGFERGADVGGVWYWNRYPGARCDVESVDYSYSFDEELQQEWDWSEKYAAQPEIMRYLHHVADRFDLRRHYTFGTSVTSAELDEKRLRWTVRTDGGEVVSARFCVYAVGCLSSTHVPDIPGLAEFDGATYHTGAWPHEGVDFTGLRVGVIGTGSSGIQAIPLIADQAAHLTVFQRSANYSIPAGNAPLDEETRRRQKAGYAERRRLSRLSGGGSPHVGHPSRTFEVSEEERRAAFEERWELGGVLYSKTFPDQLTDLAANDAARVFWEEKVRALVDDPDSADLLVPTDHPIGTKRIVTDSHYYETFNRDDVRLVSLRGNAIERVEGGGVLLADGTRVELDAIVFATGFDAMTGAIDRIDVRGRGGRRLKDVWSEGPRTYLGLGTDGFPNLFNLTGPGSPSVMANVVLCAEQHGDWLAACLRHLDESGYRGIEASAEAVEEWVAECRDRAAATLFPAANSWYLGANIPGKPRVFMPFIGGFGVYGDIIAGVADSGYKGFELLTR; translated from the coding sequence GTGAACGACAGCATCACCGACTCCGTCGACATCGTGGTCGTCGGGGCAGGAGTCACCGGCCTGTACGCCGTCCACAGGCTGCGCGGTCTCGGCTATCGCGTGCGGGGCTTCGAGCGCGGGGCGGACGTCGGCGGCGTCTGGTACTGGAACCGGTATCCGGGCGCGCGCTGCGACGTGGAGTCCGTGGACTACTCGTACTCCTTCGACGAGGAGCTCCAGCAGGAGTGGGACTGGAGCGAGAAGTACGCCGCCCAGCCGGAGATCATGCGCTATCTGCACCATGTCGCCGACCGCTTCGACCTGCGCCGCCACTACACCTTCGGGACCTCGGTGACCTCGGCCGAGCTGGACGAGAAGAGGCTGCGCTGGACGGTGCGCACGGACGGCGGCGAGGTGGTCTCGGCGCGGTTCTGCGTGTACGCCGTCGGCTGCCTGTCCAGCACGCACGTGCCGGACATCCCGGGGCTCGCGGAGTTCGACGGCGCCACGTACCACACCGGCGCCTGGCCCCACGAGGGCGTGGACTTCACCGGACTGCGCGTCGGCGTGATCGGCACCGGCTCCTCCGGCATCCAGGCGATCCCGCTGATCGCCGATCAGGCGGCCCATCTGACCGTCTTCCAGCGCAGCGCCAACTACAGCATCCCGGCGGGCAACGCGCCGCTGGACGAGGAGACGCGTCGCCGGCAGAAGGCCGGCTACGCGGAGCGGCGGCGGCTGTCCCGGCTCAGCGGCGGCGGTTCGCCGCACGTGGGCCATCCGTCGCGGACGTTCGAGGTGTCCGAGGAGGAGCGGCGGGCGGCGTTCGAGGAGCGCTGGGAGCTCGGCGGGGTCCTGTACTCCAAGACGTTCCCCGACCAGCTCACGGACCTCGCCGCCAACGACGCGGCGCGCGTGTTCTGGGAGGAGAAGGTCCGCGCCCTCGTCGACGACCCGGACTCCGCCGATCTGCTGGTGCCCACCGACCATCCGATCGGCACCAAGCGGATCGTCACCGACTCTCACTACTACGAGACGTTCAACCGTGACGACGTGCGTCTGGTGAGCCTGCGGGGGAACGCGATCGAGCGGGTCGAGGGCGGCGGGGTGCTGCTGGCCGACGGGACGCGGGTGGAGCTGGACGCGATCGTGTTCGCGACCGGTTTCGACGCGATGACGGGGGCGATCGACCGGATCGACGTCCGGGGGCGCGGCGGCCGGCGGCTGAAGGACGTCTGGAGCGAGGGTCCCCGCACCTACCTGGGCCTCGGGACCGACGGCTTCCCGAATCTGTTCAACCTCACCGGTCCCGGCAGCCCGTCCGTCATGGCCAACGTGGTCCTCTGCGCCGAGCAGCACGGCGACTGGCTCGCCGCGTGTCTGCGCCATCTCGACGAGTCCGGCTACCGGGGGATCGAGGCGAGCGCCGAGGCCGTGGAGGAGTGGGTCGCGGAGTGCCGCGACCGGGCGGCCGCCACCCTGTTCCCGGCGGCGAACTCCTGGTACCTGGGGGCCAACATCCCGGGGAAGCCACGGGTGTTCATGCCGTTCATCGGGGGCTTCGGGGTGTACGGGGACATCATCGCGGGCGTGGCGGACTCCGGGTACAAGGGGTTCGAGCTCCTGACGCGCTGA
- a CDS encoding alpha/beta hydrolase, translated as MTEPAPEVQALIDLADANFPPLGTEMTDITEIRAFFAARQKPPITPAPVARVTDQDADGVPVRVYAPGVHENAPVILYCHGGGFVLCDLESHDGFCRTLARGTGATVVSVDYRRAPEHPFPAAPEDAYTALLWAARTFPGGRIAVVGDSAGGNLATVLALLARDRGGPRIACQALYYPMLDPARSRPSHREHGQGRFLTADHLRWYWDAYLREPADRTDPRAAPLAGADLSGLPPAHVVTAGFDPLRDDGLAYAEALTAAGVPVAAHHYAGMFHGFLTMAVDGLPEAAEARATAFGFLRAALDRPPLDPH; from the coding sequence GTGACCGAGCCCGCCCCTGAGGTCCAGGCGCTCATCGACCTTGCCGATGCCAACTTCCCGCCGCTGGGCACGGAGATGACGGACATCACCGAGATACGGGCCTTCTTCGCCGCCCGGCAGAAGCCCCCAATCACTCCGGCCCCCGTCGCCCGCGTCACCGACCAGGACGCCGACGGCGTGCCCGTACGCGTCTACGCCCCCGGCGTCCACGAGAACGCCCCCGTGATCCTGTACTGCCACGGGGGCGGCTTCGTCCTCTGCGACCTCGAGAGCCACGACGGCTTCTGCCGCACGCTCGCCCGGGGCACGGGCGCGACCGTCGTCTCGGTGGACTACCGCCGTGCCCCCGAACACCCTTTCCCCGCCGCCCCCGAGGACGCCTACACGGCGCTGCTCTGGGCGGCCCGGACGTTCCCCGGGGGCCGGATCGCCGTCGTGGGGGACAGCGCCGGCGGCAACCTCGCCACGGTCCTCGCCCTGCTCGCGCGCGACCGGGGCGGCCCCCGCATCGCCTGCCAGGCGCTCTACTACCCGATGCTCGACCCGGCCCGCTCGCGGCCCTCGCACCGCGAACACGGCCAGGGCCGTTTCCTCACCGCCGACCACCTGCGCTGGTACTGGGACGCGTACCTCCGCGAGCCCGCGGACCGGACCGACCCCCGTGCGGCCCCCCTGGCCGGCGCCGACCTGTCCGGGCTTCCGCCGGCCCACGTCGTCACCGCCGGCTTCGACCCCCTGCGGGACGACGGTCTGGCGTACGCGGAGGCCCTCACCGCGGCCGGCGTGCCCGTGGCGGCCCACCACTACGCGGGGATGTTCCACGGCTTCCTCACGATGGCCGTCGACGGCCTGCCCGAGGCGGCCGAGGCCCGCGCGACGGCGTTCGGCTTCCTGCGCGCCGCCCTCGACCGTCCCCCTCTCGACCCGCACTGA
- a CDS encoding glucose 1-dehydrogenase, with protein sequence MAADLTGRVALVTGAARGMGEAEARLLVALGARVVLTDVREAEGEATAASLGPAARFVRHDVTDERSWDTAVTTAVDAFGRLDVLVNNAAIYSTSPIVDEDPARLEALLRVNLIGPFLGIRAVAGAMRASGGGSIVNISSQAGLQGIWGHGAYGAAKWGLRGLTKTAALELGPDGIRVNSVHPGAIATAMTAHLGTTTHPAAPLGRVGQPEEVARLVAFLASDDASYLSGAELAVDGGASAGRMPALPPKGPDA encoded by the coding sequence ATGGCCGCCGACCTCACCGGAAGGGTCGCGCTGGTCACCGGCGCGGCCCGCGGCATGGGCGAGGCCGAGGCCCGGCTCCTCGTCGCCCTCGGGGCGCGGGTCGTCCTCACCGACGTCCGCGAGGCCGAGGGCGAGGCGACGGCCGCCTCCCTCGGCCCCGCCGCCCGCTTCGTACGGCACGACGTGACCGACGAGCGCTCCTGGGACACCGCCGTGACCACCGCCGTCGACGCCTTCGGCCGGCTGGACGTCCTCGTCAACAACGCCGCGATCTACTCCACCTCGCCCATCGTCGACGAGGACCCGGCCCGGCTGGAGGCGCTCCTGCGCGTCAACCTGATCGGACCGTTCCTCGGCATCCGCGCCGTCGCGGGCGCGATGCGGGCGAGCGGCGGCGGGTCGATCGTGAACATCTCCTCGCAGGCCGGCCTCCAGGGCATCTGGGGCCACGGTGCCTACGGAGCCGCGAAATGGGGGCTGCGCGGCCTCACCAAGACCGCCGCTCTCGAACTCGGCCCGGACGGCATCCGCGTCAACTCCGTCCACCCCGGAGCCATCGCCACCGCGATGACCGCACACCTCGGCACCACCACGCACCCGGCCGCACCGCTCGGCCGCGTCGGGCAGCCCGAGGAGGTCGCCCGTCTCGTCGCCTTCCTCGCCTCCGACGACGCCTCGTACCTCTCCGGCGCCGAACTCGCCGTGGACGGCGGCGCGTCGGCCGGCCGCATGCCCGCCCTGCCCCCGAAAGGACCGGACGCGTGA
- a CDS encoding FAD-dependent oxidoreductase — protein sequence MNDTWDHTYDVVVVGSGSAGMAAALTARLRGLTVLVVEKTAVYGGSTALSGGAIWVPNNFHLDAAGLGDTPEKARAYLDATVGDRVPAARKDAYLTYGPRMVREFHDRTAVRFVYTPGYSDYYPERLGGYPQGRSVEPRIFDFRKLGPEQRATMRRAGLPTYGLTITSKDFRLLNMVGRTWAGRRTAARVGGRAVKALLSGQRLLSLGEALIARMRHSLDALGGDLWLSAPLTGLVEEDGRIAGIRVTRDGRDLTVRATGGVVLASGGFSHDQRLREKHLPAPTSTEWSAAADGQTGDALELATALGAGTDLMDKVWGAPSVVVPDGTPFFLVADRGVPGMVIVDGAGNRYANEAAPYHEFVDAMYANDRPGAGTVPSWLILDAAAKSRYLFMGLLPGRPFPKSWLESGFVKKAATVEELAVRIGVAPERLRATVERFNGFARAGRDEDFHRGDSVYDRYYGDPTLPNPNLAPLEKGPFHAIPVHPGDIGTKGGLVTDATARVLREDGTPIDGLYASGNVSAAVMGETYPGPGATIGPAMTFSWLAVNDIARTREARESR from the coding sequence ATGAACGACACCTGGGACCACACGTACGACGTGGTCGTGGTCGGCTCCGGCTCCGCCGGGATGGCCGCGGCCCTCACCGCCCGGCTGCGCGGGCTGACCGTCCTGGTGGTGGAGAAGACCGCGGTGTACGGCGGCTCGACCGCCCTGTCCGGCGGCGCCATCTGGGTGCCGAACAACTTCCACCTGGACGCCGCCGGGCTCGGCGACACCCCCGAGAAGGCCCGTGCCTATCTCGACGCCACCGTCGGCGACCGGGTGCCCGCCGCACGCAAGGACGCCTACCTCACCTACGGACCCCGGATGGTGCGGGAGTTCCACGACCGCACCGCCGTCCGGTTCGTCTACACCCCCGGCTACTCCGACTACTACCCGGAACGGCTCGGCGGCTACCCGCAGGGCCGCTCCGTCGAGCCCCGCATCTTCGACTTCAGGAAACTGGGACCGGAACAGCGTGCCACCATGCGCAGGGCGGGACTGCCCACGTACGGCCTCACCATCACCTCCAAGGACTTCCGCCTGCTCAACATGGTCGGCCGCACCTGGGCCGGCCGGCGGACCGCCGCCCGGGTCGGCGGCCGGGCCGTGAAGGCCCTGCTGTCCGGGCAGCGACTGCTCTCCCTCGGCGAGGCGCTGATCGCCCGCATGCGGCACTCCCTGGACGCCCTCGGCGGTGACCTGTGGCTGTCCGCACCCCTGACCGGCCTGGTGGAGGAGGACGGCCGGATCGCCGGGATCCGCGTCACCCGGGACGGCCGGGACCTCACGGTCCGGGCGACCGGCGGCGTGGTCCTCGCCTCCGGCGGCTTCTCGCACGACCAGCGCCTCCGCGAGAAGCACCTGCCGGCCCCCACCTCCACCGAGTGGAGCGCCGCCGCCGACGGGCAGACCGGCGACGCCCTGGAGCTGGCCACGGCCCTCGGCGCCGGGACCGACCTCATGGACAAGGTCTGGGGCGCGCCGTCGGTCGTCGTCCCCGACGGCACGCCGTTCTTCCTCGTCGCCGACCGGGGCGTCCCCGGCATGGTGATCGTCGACGGGGCGGGGAACCGCTACGCCAACGAGGCAGCCCCGTACCACGAGTTCGTCGACGCCATGTACGCGAACGACAGGCCCGGGGCCGGCACCGTCCCGTCCTGGCTGATCCTCGACGCGGCCGCGAAGTCCCGCTACCTCTTCATGGGTCTGCTCCCCGGCCGGCCGTTCCCCAAGTCGTGGCTGGAGAGCGGCTTCGTCAAGAAGGCCGCCACCGTCGAGGAACTGGCCGTGCGCATCGGCGTCGCCCCGGAACGGCTGCGGGCCACCGTGGAGCGCTTCAACGGCTTCGCCCGTGCCGGCCGCGACGAGGACTTCCACCGCGGCGACAGCGTCTACGACCGCTACTACGGCGACCCGACCCTCCCCAACCCCAATCTGGCGCCCCTGGAGAAGGGGCCGTTCCACGCGATCCCCGTGCACCCGGGCGACATCGGCACCAAGGGCGGCCTCGTCACCGACGCGACGGCCCGCGTACTGCGCGAGGACGGGACACCCATCGACGGCCTGTACGCCTCCGGGAACGTCTCGGCGGCTGTCATGGGCGAGACCTACCCGGGCCCCGGCGCGACCATCGGCCCCGCCATGACCTTCAGCTGGCTCGCCGTCAACGACATCGCCCGCACCCGCGAGGCCCGGGAGAGCCGCTGA
- a CDS encoding MaoC/PaaZ C-terminal domain-containing protein, whose product MPIDVDKATSAPPVSTDVVWDARDVRLYHLALGAGVPETDARELRYVFEGHERGLQVLPTFGVVAGGTGGVGFQVFDLPGVDIDLARVLHGGQEITVHRPLPAAARGTAVTQVTDVYDKGRAAVVVQESTLLGEDGVPLLTQRNQIFVHGEGGFGGGRGPADRLPAPGRAPDLLVEVPTLRQQALLYRLTGDWNPLHADPATARRAGYDRPILHGLCSFGIAVKAVTDHLLDADTSAVAGCRTRFAGVFHPGETLRLRVWDTAGGYRLTATAAERDDAPVLTDALITPR is encoded by the coding sequence ATGCCCATCGACGTGGACAAGGCGACCTCCGCCCCGCCCGTGAGCACCGACGTCGTCTGGGACGCGCGCGACGTGCGCCTCTACCACCTGGCGCTCGGCGCGGGCGTCCCCGAGACCGACGCGCGCGAGCTGCGCTACGTCTTCGAGGGACACGAGCGAGGGCTCCAGGTCCTGCCCACGTTCGGCGTGGTCGCGGGCGGCACGGGAGGCGTCGGATTCCAGGTCTTCGACCTGCCCGGCGTCGACATCGACCTGGCGCGCGTCCTGCACGGCGGCCAGGAGATCACCGTGCACCGCCCGCTGCCCGCCGCCGCCCGAGGGACCGCCGTCACACAAGTGACGGACGTGTACGACAAGGGCCGGGCCGCCGTCGTCGTCCAGGAGTCCACGCTCCTCGGCGAGGACGGCGTCCCCCTCCTCACCCAGCGCAACCAGATCTTCGTCCACGGCGAGGGCGGCTTCGGCGGCGGCCGCGGGCCCGCCGACCGCCTCCCCGCCCCGGGCCGGGCACCCGACCTGCTCGTGGAGGTCCCGACGCTCCGTCAGCAGGCCCTGCTCTACCGGCTCACCGGGGACTGGAACCCGCTCCACGCCGACCCCGCCACCGCCCGCCGCGCGGGCTACGACCGTCCGATCCTGCACGGCCTCTGCTCCTTCGGGATCGCGGTCAAGGCCGTCACCGACCACCTGCTCGACGCCGACACGAGCGCCGTGGCCGGCTGCCGCACCCGCTTCGCGGGCGTGTTCCACCCGGGGGAGACCCTGCGGCTGCGCGTCTGGGACACCGCCGGCGGCTACCGGCTGACCGCCACCGCCGCGGAACGCGACGACGCGCCGGTCCTCACCGACGCCCTTATCACCCCCCGCTGA
- a CDS encoding flavin reductase family protein yields MERLIDPADFRDVLGRFASGITVVASLDAGEPVGFACQSFASLSLDPPLVMLAVGRSSSSWPRIERAGRFCVNILAEEQRDTCAALGRSGPDKFTGIPWSVGEHGTVRIDGALAFVECELHSVHEAGDHSLVTAQVVALDAREDGRPLLFFRSRYAVGAF; encoded by the coding sequence GTGGAACGGCTGATCGACCCCGCCGACTTCCGCGACGTCCTCGGCCGCTTCGCCAGCGGCATCACCGTCGTGGCCTCGCTCGACGCGGGTGAACCCGTCGGCTTCGCCTGCCAGTCCTTCGCGTCGCTCTCCCTCGACCCTCCGCTGGTCATGCTCGCCGTCGGCAGGTCGTCGAGCAGCTGGCCGAGGATCGAGCGGGCGGGCCGCTTCTGCGTCAACATCCTCGCCGAGGAGCAACGGGACACCTGCGCGGCTCTCGGCCGCAGCGGCCCCGACAAGTTCACCGGCATCCCCTGGAGCGTCGGCGAGCACGGGACCGTGCGGATCGACGGAGCCCTCGCCTTCGTCGAGTGCGAGCTGCACTCCGTCCACGAGGCCGGCGACCATTCCCTGGTCACCGCCCAGGTGGTCGCGCTCGACGCCCGCGAGGACGGCCGGCCGCTGCTGTTCTTCCGCAGCCGCTACGCCGTCGGGGCGTTCTGA
- a CDS encoding VOC family protein: MDIRALGYLRLETTDLDAWRRYALDVLGMAQAPGTTDDTLLLRVDDRAYRIAVQAGESDRLLAAGWEVANDAALATAAAELEAAGVAVKVADEAELTERRVQGLIRLTDPCGNPLEISWGQAQDHTPLVTPYGNRFVTGDLGLGHVVLPVPDIQAALDFYENLLGFQLRDSMKLPPQAVPTAAEQRDFHWMHFMSPNSRHHSLGLYPGALPPGIVHFMVELETLDDVGRGLDRTKAAGIPIASSLGRHTNDRMVSFYAQAPGGFQVEYGWDGLIVDPATWVAKEITADSFWGHQWNG, translated from the coding sequence ATGGACATCCGTGCTCTCGGATACCTGCGCCTGGAGACCACCGACCTCGACGCGTGGCGCCGCTACGCGCTCGACGTCCTCGGCATGGCACAGGCACCCGGCACCACCGACGACACTCTCCTCCTGCGCGTCGACGACCGCGCGTACCGCATCGCCGTCCAGGCGGGCGAGAGCGACCGGCTGCTCGCGGCCGGCTGGGAGGTGGCCAACGACGCCGCGCTCGCCACGGCCGCCGCCGAGCTGGAGGCGGCGGGCGTCGCCGTCAAGGTCGCGGACGAGGCCGAGCTCACGGAGCGCCGCGTCCAGGGCCTCATCCGCCTGACGGACCCCTGCGGAAACCCGCTGGAGATCTCCTGGGGCCAGGCACAGGACCACACCCCGCTCGTCACCCCGTACGGCAACCGCTTCGTCACCGGTGACCTCGGCCTCGGCCATGTCGTGCTCCCGGTCCCGGACATCCAGGCCGCGCTCGACTTCTACGAGAACCTCCTCGGCTTCCAGCTCCGCGACTCCATGAAGCTCCCGCCGCAGGCCGTCCCGACGGCCGCGGAGCAGCGGGACTTCCACTGGATGCACTTCATGAGCCCCAACAGCCGCCACCACAGCCTGGGCCTCTACCCCGGCGCCCTGCCTCCGGGCATCGTGCACTTCATGGTGGAGCTGGAGACCCTCGACGACGTGGGCCGCGGCCTGGACCGCACCAAGGCCGCGGGCATCCCCATCGCCTCCAGCCTCGGCCGCCACACCAACGACCGCATGGTGTCGTTCTACGCCCAGGCACCCGGCGGCTTCCAGGTCGAGTACGGCTGGGACGGCCTGATCGTCGACCCCGCCACCTGGGTCGCGAAGGAGATCACCGCCGACAGCTTCTGGGGCCACCAGTGGAACGGCTGA
- the hsaD gene encoding 4,5:9,10-diseco-3-hydroxy-5,9,17-trioxoandrosta-1(10),2-diene-4-oate hydrolase: MAEAELTHASTSRTAKAAGLTLHYHEAGPAEGHPAPVVIMLHGGGPGASGWSNFGRNLPVFAEHFRTLLVDQPCYGRSDKPELDKDYFSYSADAVAALMDELGIERAHFVGNSLGGGTAVRMALNHPDKVAKLLLMGPGGVSVNLFAPDPTEGIKRLFEFSASPEPTKDQLRAFLGVMAYDPSIVTDELVEERWASANDPDTRLGNARMAASFADPARAEDVMLWREAHRITQPVLLTWGREDRVNPLDGALVALKTIPDARLHVFPHCGHWAQVERADEFNRLALDFFSHRHH, encoded by the coding sequence ATGGCAGAGGCAGAGCTCACCCACGCGTCGACGTCCCGCACCGCCAAGGCGGCGGGGCTCACCCTCCACTACCACGAGGCCGGCCCCGCCGAAGGGCACCCGGCACCCGTCGTGATCATGCTGCACGGCGGCGGCCCCGGCGCCTCCGGCTGGAGCAACTTCGGCCGCAACCTCCCGGTCTTCGCCGAGCACTTCCGTACGCTCCTCGTCGATCAGCCCTGCTACGGCCGCTCGGACAAGCCGGAGCTGGACAAGGACTACTTCAGTTACAGCGCGGACGCCGTGGCCGCGCTGATGGACGAACTGGGCATCGAGCGGGCGCACTTCGTCGGGAACTCCCTCGGCGGCGGCACCGCCGTCCGCATGGCCCTGAACCACCCCGACAAGGTCGCCAAGCTCCTCCTGATGGGCCCCGGCGGTGTGTCCGTCAACCTCTTCGCGCCGGACCCGACCGAGGGCATCAAGCGCCTCTTCGAGTTCAGTGCCTCCCCGGAGCCGACAAAGGACCAACTCCGCGCGTTCCTGGGCGTGATGGCGTACGACCCGTCGATCGTCACCGACGAACTCGTCGAGGAGCGCTGGGCCTCGGCGAACGACCCCGACACCCGGCTGGGCAACGCCCGGATGGCGGCCTCGTTCGCCGACCCCGCCCGGGCGGAGGACGTGATGCTCTGGCGCGAGGCCCACCGCATCACCCAGCCGGTGCTCCTCACCTGGGGCCGCGAGGACCGCGTCAACCCCCTCGACGGGGCGCTCGTCGCCCTCAAGACCATCCCCGACGCCCGCCTGCACGTCTTCCCGCACTGCGGCCACTGGGCCCAGGTCGAGCGGGCCGACGAGTTCAACCGGCTCGCGCTCGACTTCTTCTCCCACCGACACCACTGA
- the hsaA gene encoding 3-hydroxy-9,10-secoandrosta-1,3,5(10)-triene-9,17-dione monooxygenase oxygenase subunit encodes MADDVLEAIRDLAPGLRERAAEAEALRRVPDASIKEIEDTGFFQLLQPRAFEGRAADPLVFYTAVKEIAKACGSTGWVASVVGVHPWHVALFDLRAQQEVWGEDPKARIASSYAPTGKATAVDGGFRLSGRWHFSSGCDHVQWALLGCLVPDAEGNPVDMRTFLIPRSDYRVDDVWDTVGLRGSGSNDVVVEDVFVPYHRALSFGPVTALKVPGHEINPEPLYRLPYAGVFTATISTPIIGIAEGAYDSYTEATRQRFRVSYGQKVAEDPFAQVRIARAASDIDASWLQMTRNIGEMYALAQRDEELPMELRTRTRRDQVLATERCVAAIDLLMENAGGNAMRTGPGPVQRAWRDAHTGRGHAANDPERALVMYGQCALGIDIHDTMA; translated from the coding sequence ATGGCCGACGACGTCCTGGAAGCGATCCGCGATCTCGCCCCCGGTCTGCGCGAGCGCGCGGCCGAGGCCGAGGCCCTGCGCCGCGTACCCGACGCGTCCATCAAGGAGATCGAGGACACCGGCTTCTTCCAGCTGCTCCAGCCCCGGGCCTTCGAAGGCCGGGCGGCGGACCCGCTGGTCTTCTACACGGCGGTCAAGGAGATCGCCAAGGCGTGCGGCTCGACCGGCTGGGTCGCCTCCGTGGTCGGCGTCCACCCCTGGCACGTCGCCCTGTTCGACCTGCGCGCCCAGCAGGAGGTGTGGGGCGAGGACCCGAAGGCCCGTATCGCCTCCTCGTACGCCCCCACCGGCAAGGCGACCGCCGTCGACGGCGGCTTCCGGCTCTCCGGCCGCTGGCACTTCTCCTCCGGCTGCGACCACGTCCAGTGGGCCCTGCTCGGCTGCCTCGTCCCCGACGCCGAGGGCAACCCGGTGGACATGCGCACCTTCCTGATCCCCCGCTCCGACTACCGCGTGGACGACGTCTGGGACACCGTCGGGCTGCGCGGCAGCGGCAGCAACGACGTCGTCGTCGAAGACGTCTTCGTCCCCTACCACCGCGCCCTGAGCTTCGGACCCGTCACCGCCCTGAAGGTCCCCGGCCACGAGATCAACCCGGAACCGCTGTACCGGCTGCCGTACGCCGGGGTCTTCACCGCCACGATCTCGACCCCGATCATCGGGATCGCCGAGGGCGCGTACGACTCCTACACCGAGGCCACCCGGCAGCGGTTCCGGGTCTCCTACGGCCAGAAGGTCGCCGAGGACCCCTTCGCACAGGTCCGCATCGCCCGCGCCGCCAGTGACATCGACGCGAGCTGGCTCCAGATGACCCGGAACATCGGCGAGATGTACGCGCTCGCGCAGCGCGACGAGGAGCTCCCGATGGAGCTCCGCACCCGCACCCGCCGGGACCAGGTGCTCGCCACCGAGCGCTGCGTCGCGGCGATCGACCTCCTCATGGAGAACGCCGGCGGCAACGCCATGCGGACCGGCCCCGGCCCGGTCCAGCGCGCCTGGCGCGACGCCCACACCGGCCGCGGCCACGCCGCCAACGACCCCGAGCGGGCCCTCGTCATGTACGGGCAGTGCGCGCTCGGCATCGACATCCACGACACCATGGCCTGA
- the hsaA gene encoding 3-hydroxy-9,10-secoandrosta-1,3,5(10)-triene-9,17-dione monooxygenase oxygenase subunit, with product MREDDVLAAVRALTPALRERAAEAEALRRVPGASVEELEEAGFFRLLRPTAYGGLAAGPDVFYAALREIGRACGSTGWAAAVLGVHPWHLALFDPRAQEDVWGTDHTARICSSHAPTGAVTTVDGGFRLSGRWHLSAGCDHARWALLGGLVTDGEGRPVDMRTFLVPRSDYRVDDVWEAVGLRGSGSNDLVVEDAFVPDHRTLGFGPVTALRCPGHEANPEPLYRLPYAAVFTTAISTAMVGIAEGAYEEYVTAARERLGSSYGRRIAEDPFAQVRVARAAGDIDASLLQLSRNTAELYAVARAGKELSTSLRARARRDQVLATERAIAAVDLLMENAGGSPMRGGSDVLQRAWRDLHTGRGQAANDVERALLLFGQDALGITVHDPML from the coding sequence ATGCGCGAAGACGACGTTCTCGCGGCGGTCCGCGCCCTCACCCCGGCCCTGCGCGAGCGCGCGGCCGAGGCCGAGGCGTTGCGCCGCGTGCCCGGGGCCAGCGTCGAAGAGCTCGAAGAGGCCGGCTTCTTCCGGCTCCTGCGGCCCACGGCGTACGGCGGACTCGCCGCCGGCCCGGACGTCTTCTACGCGGCGCTCCGGGAGATCGGCAGGGCCTGCGGCTCGACGGGCTGGGCCGCGGCCGTCCTGGGCGTCCACCCCTGGCACCTGGCCCTCTTCGACCCCCGCGCCCAGGAGGACGTGTGGGGCACGGACCACACCGCCCGCATCTGCTCCTCCCACGCCCCCACCGGGGCGGTCACCACGGTCGACGGCGGCTTCCGGCTGTCCGGGCGCTGGCACCTCTCGGCGGGCTGCGACCACGCCCGTTGGGCCCTCCTCGGCGGGCTCGTCACCGACGGCGAGGGACGCCCCGTCGACATGCGCACCTTCCTGGTCCCCCGCTCCGACTACCGCGTCGACGACGTCTGGGAAGCGGTCGGCCTGCGCGGCAGCGGCAGCAACGACCTCGTCGTCGAGGACGCCTTCGTCCCCGACCACCGGACCCTCGGCTTCGGCCCGGTGACCGCACTGCGCTGCCCCGGACACGAGGCCAACCCCGAGCCTCTGTACCGGCTGCCGTACGCCGCCGTCTTCACCACCGCGATCTCGACCGCGATGGTCGGCATCGCCGAGGGCGCCTACGAGGAGTACGTCACGGCCGCCCGCGAGCGCCTCGGCTCCTCCTACGGGCGGCGGATCGCCGAGGACCCCTTCGCGCAGGTACGGGTGGCCCGCGCGGCCGGCGACATCGACGCGAGCCTGCTCCAGTTGAGCCGCAACACGGCCGAGTTGTACGCGGTCGCCCGCGCCGGAAAGGAGCTGTCGACGTCCCTGCGCGCACGGGCCCGCCGCGACCAGGTGCTCGCCACGGAACGCGCGATCGCGGCCGTCGACCTGCTCATGGAGAACGCCGGCGGCAGCCCCATGCGCGGCGGCTCCGACGTCCTCCAGCGCGCCTGGCGGGACCTGCACACCGGCCGGGGCCAGGCGGCCAACGACGTGGAGCGGGCCCTGCTCCTCTTCGGCCAGGACGCCCTGGGCATCACGGTCCACGACCCGATGCTCTGA